One stretch of Lacrimispora sphenoides DNA includes these proteins:
- a CDS encoding sodium:solute symporter gives MGRLQKHKYGVLLFMVFSAAGILYSLNQILNQEVFQWIMNQREYKTMMAETAELFAAFCLSGFLFPKSRQKLVAVVLITAVFLWAHVAFVPVLVSGLYLAYILFFGRFLRVSLWRLPKDDGVASDFLTGAVFLIGIFCLMSAVGIGSIGHLTVFVFISGGILLLFGRSCLGGEGNGSGLAFSGKEIFLLAFLLTMVCLQAGRLNIAVDYDSLWYGVRSRYILDNGHGIYENLGTIGIVYTYSKGFEVLTLPLSQLPSYSFVTSINLWLSLGVLFMGYKIGRFYMKRDQAVFLAALLSGVPGIMNMAVTAKSDIITLFVQEIMLYYLLCYIKAGQKSWRYLCYGTAAFFLSLTLKPTALIFSTAVFGMGFLYLLGKFLLPRFGAEGGNIGGLAVVAGALLALGGIWARTQVLTGLPLTSVFSSFLTRIGFHLKYPFMVNTIPNSGSGMSLEERTVHLANRLHGFFFCPVGEDMDHVILAWGGFLLYFLLLLWIVSCFYGKNVDRGKKSHLSVFLKVIYVPFLVVNLISLGMLTQVDGNYFMLFYVLTAVYVLKAAVETGEKTVWRGGVGAGVWVLMFAVFFTAMTSWNWSLGFTPVSFRHKGYYNHQEAARQDMVSKGNGDIWDILAADPETRLIAIGDHPDVLAFPCNVQSYDDITGVWGNVALVKKMDYFVEFMDYAKSDYVYVQAGYTGEENRSYTLVRDLIEWGKLVPVCYDNGNLLAAVEVNGDYSEKSTRALTEFEQCYIKKKANDNQ, from the coding sequence ATGGGTCGATTGCAGAAACATAAATATGGAGTCCTGCTGTTTATGGTTTTTTCAGCGGCAGGGATCCTGTATTCTCTGAATCAGATTTTAAACCAGGAAGTTTTTCAGTGGATTATGAACCAGAGGGAATATAAGACCATGATGGCAGAGACGGCAGAGCTGTTTGCTGCCTTCTGTTTGTCAGGATTTTTATTCCCTAAGAGCAGACAGAAACTTGTGGCGGTGGTCCTTATTACGGCCGTCTTTTTGTGGGCGCATGTGGCCTTTGTTCCGGTACTTGTATCCGGTCTTTATCTGGCATATATCCTGTTTTTTGGACGTTTTCTCCGGGTATCCTTATGGAGACTTCCAAAGGATGACGGGGTGGCTTCTGACTTTCTCACCGGCGCTGTCTTTCTCATCGGTATATTTTGCTTAATGTCAGCTGTTGGCATAGGCTCCATCGGCCACCTGACCGTGTTTGTCTTTATCAGCGGCGGGATCCTGCTTCTTTTCGGAAGGTCCTGTCTGGGAGGCGAAGGGAATGGGTCTGGTTTGGCTTTCAGCGGCAAAGAGATTTTTTTACTGGCATTTCTCCTGACCATGGTGTGCCTCCAGGCGGGGCGGCTTAACATTGCCGTGGATTACGACAGCCTGTGGTATGGGGTCAGGTCCCGGTATATCCTGGACAATGGACATGGGATTTACGAAAATCTGGGAACCATAGGGATCGTCTACACCTATTCCAAAGGTTTTGAGGTTTTGACCCTGCCCCTGTCCCAGCTTCCCTCCTATAGCTTTGTGACCTCAATCAATCTGTGGCTGTCTCTGGGAGTCCTTTTTATGGGTTACAAAATCGGACGGTTTTATATGAAGCGGGATCAGGCGGTCTTTTTGGCGGCCCTGCTGTCAGGTGTTCCAGGCATAATGAATATGGCAGTCACAGCCAAAAGCGATATCATTACGCTGTTTGTCCAGGAGATCATGTTGTATTACCTGCTGTGCTATATAAAAGCGGGGCAAAAGTCCTGGCGTTATCTGTGCTACGGCACTGCAGCCTTTTTTCTCAGTCTGACTTTAAAACCAACAGCTCTGATCTTTTCCACCGCTGTCTTTGGAATGGGATTTTTATATCTGTTAGGGAAGTTTTTGCTTCCCAGATTCGGAGCGGAAGGGGGAAATATCGGTGGGTTGGCAGTTGTGGCAGGCGCACTTTTGGCTTTAGGAGGTATCTGGGCAAGAACTCAGGTATTAACAGGTCTTCCCCTTACCTCGGTGTTCTCCTCCTTTCTTACAAGGATAGGATTTCATTTGAAATATCCGTTCATGGTTAATACCATACCCAATTCCGGCTCCGGAATGTCTCTAGAGGAAAGGACCGTACACCTGGCAAACCGACTACATGGATTTTTCTTTTGCCCTGTAGGAGAGGATATGGATCATGTGATCCTCGCCTGGGGTGGATTTCTGCTGTACTTTCTTCTCTTATTGTGGATTGTAAGCTGTTTTTACGGCAAGAATGTGGATAGAGGGAAAAAATCTCACCTGTCCGTTTTCTTGAAAGTCATCTATGTACCGTTTTTGGTGGTCAATCTTATCAGTTTAGGTATGCTGACCCAGGTTGACGGGAATTATTTCATGCTGTTCTATGTACTTACAGCGGTCTATGTCTTAAAGGCAGCGGTAGAAACAGGGGAAAAGACTGTCTGGCGGGGAGGCGTAGGAGCCGGAGTCTGGGTGCTTATGTTTGCTGTGTTTTTTACAGCCATGACCAGCTGGAATTGGAGCCTTGGCTTTACACCTGTGTCATTTCGTCATAAAGGCTATTATAACCATCAGGAAGCCGCCAGACAGGACATGGTATCAAAGGGAAATGGAGATATATGGGATATCCTTGCTGCCGACCCGGAGACCCGTCTTATTGCCATTGGAGACCATCCGGATGTACTGGCATTCCCATGTAACGTTCAGTCTTATGATGATATAACCGGGGTATGGGGAAATGTGGCCCTGGTAAAGAAAATGGATTATTTCGTGGAATTTATGGATTATGCAAAATCAGATTATGTTTATGTCCAGGCAGGCTATACGGGAGAAGAGAACCGTTCCTATACCCTGGTTAGGGATTTGATCGAATGGGGAAAACTGGTACCTGTGTGTTATGATAATGGAAACCTTTTGGCCGCGGTAGAGGTGAATGGGGATTACAGCGAAAAATCAACACGGGCATTGACAGAATTTGAACAATGTTATATAAAAAAGAAAGCGAATGATAATCAATAG
- a CDS encoding D-glycero-alpha-D-manno-heptose-1,7-bisphosphate 7-phosphatase, whose product MDRIVFLDRDGTINEEVEYLHRPNDLVILPGVPEALRRLREQGFKLVVVTNQAGVARGYYGEEDVRALHEYLNSLLTKEGAQIDRFYYCPHHPVHGIGKYRVECHCRKPETGMFEMAETSFQVDKSHSYMIGDKLLDTEAGKRYGVNTILVGTGYGKELYGNLTQSEKRNSFDFYAPAMKEAADWILNREGV is encoded by the coding sequence ATGGACAGAATCGTATTTTTAGACCGGGATGGAACCATCAACGAAGAAGTAGAATACCTGCACCGGCCTAATGACCTGGTGATCCTTCCAGGAGTGCCGGAAGCCTTAAGGCGGCTTAGGGAGCAGGGATTTAAGCTTGTGGTAGTCACCAATCAGGCCGGTGTGGCAAGAGGATATTATGGGGAAGAGGATGTGAGAGCTCTCCATGAATATTTAAACAGCCTTCTTACAAAAGAAGGAGCCCAGATAGACCGCTTTTATTACTGCCCCCACCATCCGGTTCATGGGATCGGAAAATACCGGGTGGAATGTCACTGCCGGAAGCCAGAAACAGGGATGTTTGAAATGGCAGAGACAAGCTTTCAGGTGGACAAGTCCCATTCATATATGATCGGAGATAAGCTTCTGGATACAGAAGCTGGAAAAAGATATGGAGTGAACACAATATTAGTAGGGACCGGATATGGAAAAGAATTATACGGCAATCTGACCCAGTCAGAGAAAAGGAATTCTTTTGACTTCTATGCCCCTGCCATGAAAGAAGCTGCAGACTGGATACTGAACAGAGAAGGAGTGTGA
- a CDS encoding GHMP family kinase ATP-binding protein, translating to MVIRGRAPLRVSFGGGGTDVAPFCVEQGGAIIGSTINKYAYCSIVPRDDDQIIVHSLDFDMTVKYNTNENYVYDGRLDLVTAALKAMDIKQGCEVYLQCDAPPGSGLGTSSTVMVALLTAMAKWKGVEMDSYAMADLAYQVEREDLKIDGGYQDQYAATFGGFNFIEFHGRNNVVVNPLRIKKEIIHELQYNLLLCYTGNIHVSANIIKDQVKNYEKKDPFDAMCEVKALSYAMKDELLKGNLYSFGKLLDYGWKSKKRMSSKISTPHIDELYEEALKAGALGGKLLGAGGGGFLLVYCPYNVRHKVAARMEAAGGQLTDWNFELRGAQAWVTDEKRWDYQEVRVAIPGGEYHFQV from the coding sequence ATGGTAATCAGAGGACGTGCTCCCCTGCGGGTGAGCTTTGGCGGAGGAGGAACCGATGTAGCTCCCTTCTGTGTGGAACAGGGAGGAGCCATCATCGGCAGCACCATCAATAAGTACGCATACTGCTCCATCGTACCAAGGGATGATGATCAGATCATCGTTCATTCTCTGGACTTTGATATGACGGTCAAGTACAACACGAATGAAAATTATGTATATGACGGACGCCTGGATCTGGTGACGGCGGCATTAAAGGCAATGGATATCAAGCAGGGCTGTGAGGTGTACTTACAGTGCGATGCCCCTCCCGGATCAGGCCTTGGTACATCCTCCACCGTTATGGTGGCCTTATTAACGGCCATGGCCAAATGGAAAGGCGTGGAAATGGACAGCTATGCCATGGCAGACTTAGCCTATCAGGTGGAGAGAGAGGATTTAAAGATCGACGGCGGCTACCAGGACCAGTATGCTGCTACCTTTGGAGGCTTTAACTTCATCGAGTTCCACGGCCGCAACAATGTGGTGGTTAACCCTCTCCGCATAAAAAAAGAGATTATCCATGAGCTGCAGTACAATCTGCTTCTTTGCTATACAGGAAACATCCATGTATCCGCCAACATCATAAAAGACCAGGTGAAAAACTACGAAAAGAAGGATCCATTCGATGCTATGTGTGAGGTAAAAGCGCTTTCTTATGCCATGAAGGATGAACTGTTAAAAGGTAACCTTTACAGCTTTGGAAAGCTTCTGGATTATGGCTGGAAGAGCAAGAAGCGCATGAGCAGCAAGATCTCCACTCCCCATATTGACGAGCTTTACGAGGAGGCATTAAAGGCTGGTGCTCTGGGCGGAAAGCTTTTAGGAGCCGGAGGAGGAGGTTTCCTTCTGGTGTACTGTCCCTATAACGTCCGTCATAAGGTGGCTGCACGTATGGAAGCAGCCGGAGGACAGCTTACGGACTGGAACTTTGAACTTCGGGGCGCCCAGGCGTGGGTCACAGACGAAAAACGCTGGGATTACCAAGAGGTCCGGGTTGCTATACCAGGAGGCGAATATCACTTTCAAGTGTAG
- a CDS encoding glycosyltransferase family 2 protein: MGKTISVVVSCYNEELALDQFYQETARILNKLNWDYELIFVNDGSQDGTMKILDGLSRKDKKVKVISFSRNFGHEAAMIAGLDYSSGDGIVCMDADLQHPPQYLPEIVRKLEEGYDVINMVRTKNESAGWFKNFASSAFYHLINVLSDVKFEPNASDFFVISRRAGEVLRDNYREKVRFLRGYVQNIGFNRTTIEYEAGTRVAGESKYSIKKLMAFSLNTIMCFSNLPLKLGIYAGGGAGILGIIMMIYTIWSWARVGTPNGYATTIVLICFMFSVLFLIVGIIGNYIAILFAELKDRPIYIVGETKNFSE; the protein is encoded by the coding sequence ATGGGAAAAACAATATCGGTCGTGGTATCATGCTACAACGAGGAACTGGCTCTTGACCAGTTCTATCAGGAAACGGCCAGAATTTTAAATAAACTTAACTGGGACTATGAACTGATTTTTGTCAATGACGGAAGCCAGGATGGCACCATGAAGATTCTGGACGGCTTGTCCAGGAAAGATAAAAAGGTAAAGGTCATCAGCTTTTCCAGAAACTTCGGACATGAGGCAGCTATGATTGCCGGTCTGGATTACAGCAGCGGGGATGGGATCGTCTGCATGGATGCGGATTTACAGCATCCTCCCCAGTATTTGCCGGAAATCGTCAGGAAGCTTGAGGAAGGCTATGATGTCATCAATATGGTGCGAACGAAAAATGAGTCCGCAGGCTGGTTTAAGAATTTTGCCTCCTCTGCCTTTTACCATTTGATCAACGTACTTTCCGATGTAAAATTTGAACCAAACGCTTCTGACTTTTTTGTGATTTCCAGGCGGGCTGGTGAGGTGCTTCGGGATAATTACAGGGAAAAGGTACGTTTTTTGCGGGGATATGTGCAAAACATCGGGTTTAACCGGACTACCATTGAATATGAGGCAGGAACAAGGGTAGCAGGAGAAAGCAAATACAGCATTAAAAAGCTGATGGCCTTTTCACTGAATACCATCATGTGCTTTTCTAATCTGCCTCTAAAGCTTGGGATCTATGCCGGGGGCGGTGCAGGCATCCTGGGAATCATCATGATGATTTACACCATATGGAGCTGGGCAAGGGTAGGGACGCCAAACGGGTATGCTACCACCATTGTGCTGATCTGCTTTATGTTTTCGGTGCTGTTCCTGATTGTGGGGATTATTGGTAATTACATTGCCATCCTGTTCGCGGAGCTTAAGGACAGGCCTATTTATATTGTTGGAGAGACGAAGAATTTTTCGGAGTAG
- a CDS encoding D-sedoheptulose-7-phosphate isomerase, giving the protein MEPMNYLEELIERYPVLAGVKPQIREAYEILESCYENGGKLLIAGNGGSCADAEHIVGELMKGFVKRRPVSEDFAAKLLEADQALGKELGDKLQGGLPAIALTGHPSLSTAFLNDVDGEMIYAQQTYGYGKKGDVFLGISTSGNAKNVMYAVTAAKAIGMKTIGLSGKDGGLLKMGADVTVVVPETETFKIQELHLPVYHALCLMLEERFF; this is encoded by the coding sequence ATGGAACCTATGAACTATTTAGAAGAGCTGATCGAACGTTATCCTGTGCTGGCTGGCGTAAAGCCTCAGATCAGGGAAGCTTACGAGATCCTGGAATCATGTTATGAAAACGGCGGAAAGCTGCTGATCGCAGGAAACGGGGGTAGCTGTGCGGATGCAGAGCACATTGTAGGAGAATTGATGAAGGGTTTTGTAAAGCGCCGTCCTGTATCAGAAGATTTTGCTGCAAAGCTCTTAGAGGCAGACCAAGCGCTTGGTAAGGAGCTAGGAGATAAGCTTCAGGGAGGTCTTCCGGCCATTGCCTTAACCGGCCATCCCAGCCTTTCCACAGCATTTTTAAACGATGTGGACGGGGAAATGATCTACGCCCAGCAGACGTATGGATACGGAAAGAAGGGGGATGTATTTTTAGGAATATCCACCTCCGGTAATGCGAAGAATGTTATGTATGCCGTAACAGCAGCAAAGGCTATTGGCATGAAAACCATCGGTCTTTCCGGGAAAGACGGAGGGCTTTTAAAGATGGGAGCGGATGTGACAGTAGTGGTTCCGGAAACAGAGACATTTAAAATTCAGGAACTCCACCTACCGGTTTACCATGCCCTCTGCCTGATGTTAGAGGAACGATTCTTTTAA
- a CDS encoding acyltransferase family protein, whose product MEKVRGKEEDRMEEKKIDRLLFWDILKGIGIVSIVFGHSQNLGIAIRTVYYYHLAIFFFISGYFYNEERYGDAPFDFFARRLKNMWVPYFCYGGLFVLLHNLLSKYLLFLSDAHYGKKEMILAMANTLFLRCPEGPSGAMWFVPLMLGAGTGFSVILWFCRNYLPDSFRPWAAAALCVGAGLFGVVLIRREIFLNYHLQTALLVIPVYYGGYAVRTWKISIEKYVTWYGAALCAGLFYYFLMFTEESVELSANQIPGGINFYIISAAGIYLCCYAAKCLQKAPIAGKTAALLGKYSFDIMALHFLAFKVCDWIYAQMILEPAENQGGFPHSYPELHVLYFVMGIVLPVLFAIGARKVIHGLGGMLRSRSGNPGK is encoded by the coding sequence ATGGAGAAAGTAAGGGGAAAGGAAGAGGATCGCATGGAAGAGAAAAAAATAGACCGGCTTCTGTTCTGGGATATTTTAAAGGGGATCGGAATCGTATCCATTGTGTTTGGTCATTCACAGAACCTGGGGATTGCCATTCGGACGGTGTATTATTACCATCTGGCTATATTCTTTTTCATTTCAGGATACTTCTATAATGAAGAGCGCTACGGGGATGCCCCCTTTGACTTTTTTGCAAGGCGGTTAAAGAATATGTGGGTGCCCTATTTCTGTTATGGAGGCCTGTTCGTTTTACTACATAACCTGCTTTCAAAGTATCTGCTTTTTCTGTCTGATGCGCACTACGGCAAAAAGGAGATGATCCTTGCCATGGCAAATACCCTGTTCTTACGATGCCCGGAAGGACCGTCAGGAGCGATGTGGTTCGTGCCTCTTATGCTGGGGGCAGGAACAGGCTTTTCGGTCATTCTCTGGTTCTGCAGGAACTATCTCCCGGATTCTTTCCGGCCATGGGCAGCAGCGGCTCTCTGTGTTGGAGCAGGGCTTTTTGGTGTAGTCCTCATCCGGAGAGAGATTTTCTTAAACTACCACCTTCAGACAGCCCTATTGGTGATTCCGGTTTACTATGGCGGATATGCTGTGCGGACATGGAAGATTTCCATTGAAAAATATGTAACATGGTATGGTGCTGCTTTGTGCGCAGGGCTTTTCTATTATTTCCTGATGTTTACAGAGGAAAGTGTGGAGCTGTCCGCCAATCAGATACCAGGAGGGATCAACTTTTATATCATTTCTGCAGCCGGTATTTATCTCTGCTGCTATGCAGCTAAGTGTTTGCAGAAGGCTCCGATCGCAGGGAAGACTGCGGCCTTGCTTGGAAAATATTCCTTTGACATCATGGCTCTGCATTTTCTGGCATTTAAGGTCTGCGACTGGATTTATGCCCAGATGATACTGGAGCCCGCAGAAAATCAGGGAGGCTTCCCTCATTCCTATCCAGAACTTCATGTTCTGTATTTTGTTATGGGAATTGTCCTTCCGGTCTTATTTGCAATTGGGGCAAGAAAGGTCATTCATGGCCTGGGAGGCATGCTTCGGTCCCGGTCAGGGAATCCGGGGAAATGA
- a CDS encoding nucleotidyltransferase family protein: MQAVLLAGGLGTRLRSVVSDRPKPMALIGDKPFMEYVVLELVRYGVTEIIFAVGYKGSMVEEYFKDGSKWGIRVSYAYEEELLGTAGAIKNAGSQIHSDRFLVLNADTFYRIDYNKLMELGKERDLDMALVLREVPDVSRYGQAVLEDGWLTAFNEKMEEKRRGTINGGIYLLRRDLLDEIPEGKVSLEQVMIPKWLSEGKKLGGLVSSGYFIDIGIPEDYYRFAEDVGKHLTGIPLHPMKRGALCPESMGGEGKGEVNLW, translated from the coding sequence ATGCAGGCAGTTTTACTGGCAGGCGGCCTAGGCACACGGCTCCGTTCCGTAGTAAGCGACAGACCAAAGCCTATGGCCCTGATCGGAGACAAGCCATTTATGGAATATGTAGTATTGGAGCTGGTCCGCTATGGAGTGACGGAGATAATTTTCGCCGTGGGCTATAAAGGCTCGATGGTAGAAGAATATTTTAAAGACGGATCTAAATGGGGGATACGGGTTTCTTATGCTTATGAAGAAGAGTTGTTAGGAACCGCAGGAGCCATTAAAAATGCAGGATCTCAAATACATTCAGACCGATTCTTAGTACTAAATGCTGATACTTTTTACCGGATTGATTACAACAAGCTTATGGAACTTGGCAAAGAACGGGATTTAGACATGGCCCTGGTACTCCGGGAGGTGCCAGATGTGTCCCGTTACGGACAGGCAGTTTTAGAAGACGGCTGGCTTACTGCCTTTAATGAGAAGATGGAAGAAAAACGCCGGGGAACCATAAACGGCGGCATTTATTTACTCAGGCGCGATCTGCTTGATGAGATCCCTGAAGGAAAGGTGTCCCTGGAACAGGTAATGATTCCAAAGTGGCTTTCAGAAGGGAAAAAGCTGGGCGGCCTTGTAAGCAGCGGGTATTTCATTGATATAGGAATTCCGGAGGATTATTACCGGTTTGCAGAAGATGTAGGGAAACACCTTACAGGTATACCTTTACACCCGATGAAGCGGGGTGCGCTGTGCCCGGAGAGCATGGGCGGAGAGGGGAAAGGAGAGGTGAACTTATGGTAA